Proteins encoded by one window of Salvelinus namaycush isolate Seneca unplaced genomic scaffold, SaNama_1.0 Scaffold1353, whole genome shotgun sequence:
- the LOC120036488 gene encoding protocadherin-17-like yields the protein MYLSILFFLLLWAQALALKNLNYSVNEEQGPGTVIGNIAKDAKLGLGQGGQGKKSNFRVLENSAPHLIDVDPESGLLYTKQRIDRETLCRRNPKCQLSMEVFANDKEICMIKVDIVDINDNSPTFPSDQIDIDISENAAPGTRFPLTSAHDPDAGENGLKTYQITRDDYNLFSLDVKSRGDGTKFPELVIQRPLDREERNHHTLILTATDGGEYPRSGTMQINVKVIDSNDNSPVFEQPSYVVDIPENSPPGKVLIDLNATDPDEGSNGQVVYSFSGYAPDRIRELFSIDSRTGVIKIQGEIDYEENSIIEIDVQAKDLGPNPIPGHCKVTVNVIDRNDNWPSIGFVSVRQGAISEAAPPGTVIALVRVTDKDSGRNGKLQCRVLGNVPFKLEENYDNFYTVVTDRPLDREQQDEYNVTIVAKDNGTPPLNSTKSFTVKILDENDNVPRFTKAVYLLQVPENNIPGEYLGSVLALDPDLGQNGTVFYSILNSNVSGGDVNTFVNVNAANGAIYAVRSFNYEQIKFFDFKVLAKDAGSPHLESNTTVRVSVLDVNDNIPVIVLPLLLNDTAEIHVPRNVGVGYIVTTVRAVDNDYGESGRLTYEISDGNEERLFEMDPVTGEVRTSHPFWEDVSPMVELIIRVMDHGKPTLTTAARLIVKAYSGPLPGGEPHINEEHHNWDTSLPLIVTLSIISTMLLAAMVTIAVKCKRENKEIRTYNCRIAEYSHPQLGKGKKKKINKNDIMLVQSEVEERDAMNVMNVVSSPSLATSPMYFDYQTRLPLSSPRSEVMYLKPTASNLLVPQGQGHGVGCHTSFTGPVTNTTDTPSNRMSIIQVGTRYH from the coding sequence ATGTATCTTTCTATTTTATTTTTCCTTCTCCTTTGGGCTCAAGCCCTGGCTTTGAAAAACTTGAATTATTCCGTTAACGAAGAACAAGGACCGGGGACGGTTATAGGCAACATCGCCAAAGATGCTAAACTCGGTCTCGGGCAAGGGGGACAAGGGAAAAAGTCCAACTTCAGGGTTTTGGAGAATTCAGCACCACATCTCATCGATGTGGACCCTGAGAGCGGGCTGCTCTACACCAAGCAACGCATCGACAGGGAAACACTGTGTCGGCGGAACCCCAAATGTCAACTCTCCATGGAGGTATTTGCTAACGACAAAGAGATCTGCATGATTAAAGTAGATATAGTCGACATCAACGACAACTCGCCCACGTTCCCTTCCGATCAGATTGATATTGACATTTCTGAGAACGCTGCCCCGGGCACCCGTTTCCCGCTTACTAGCGCTCATGACCCGGACGCTGGAGAGAACGGGCTAAAAACCTATCAGATCACACGAGACGACTACAATCTGTTTTCTCTGGATGTAAAATCCCGCGGGGACGGAACTAAATTTCCCGAGTTAGTTATCCAACGGCCGTTAGACCGGGAGGAACGCAACCATCACACCCTTATCCTAACCGCTACGGACGGCGGGGAGTATCCCAGATCAGGAACCATGCAGATTAATGTGAAAGTTATTGACTCTAACGACAACAGCCCTGTGTTTGAACAGCCCTCGTATGTTGTAGATATCCCAGAAAACTCTCCACCTGGGAAAGTATTGATCGATTTAAACGCCACAGACCCAGACGAGGGTTCCAATGGGCAGGTCGTGTATTCATTCAGCGGTTACGCCCCCGACAGAATCAGAGAACTCTTCTCTATAGATTCTAGAACGGGAGTCATAAAAATCCAAGGAGAGATTGACTATGAGGAGAACTCTATTATAGAAATAGATGTTCAGGCGAAGGATTTAGGCCCTAACCCCATCCCAGGCCACTGTAAAGTAACTGTGAATGTGATTGACAGGAATGACAACTGGCCCTCCATTGGGTTTGTGTCTGTGAGGCAGGGGGCCATTAGTGAGGCCGCCCCGCCAGGCACCGTCATCGCCCTGGTCAGAGTCACGGATAAAGACTCTGGCAGGAACGGGAAGCTCCAGTGTAGAGTCTTGGGGAACGTTCCGTTTAAACTAGAGGAGAACTACGACAACTTCTACACCGTGGTGACGGACAGGCCTCTGGACAGAGAACAGCAGGACGAGTACAACGTCACCATCGTCGCCAAGGACAACGGCACGCCGCCCCTTAACTCCACCAAGTCGTTCACGGTGAAGATTCTAGACGAGAACGATAATGTTCCGCGCTTCACCAAAGCCGTGTATCTGCTCCAGGTGCCGGAGAACAACATCCCCGGGGAGTATCTGGGTTCCGTCCTCGCTCTAGACCCGGACCTGGGCCAGAACGGAACCGTGTTCTACTCCATCCTCAACTCCAACGTGAGCGGAGGAGACGTCAACACCTTCGTGAACGTGAACGCGGCCAACGGGGCGATCTACGCCGTGAGGTCATTCAACTACGAACAAATCAAATTCTTTGATTTTAAGGTTTTAGCAAAGGATGCTGGGTCTCCCCACCTGGAGAGCAACACCACGGTCAGGGTCAGCGTCTTAGACGTTAACGACAATATCCCCGTCATCGTTCTCCCGCTGCTCCTGAACGACACGGCAGAGATCCACGTGCCACGGAACGTCGGCGTAGGTTACATCGTCACCACGGTGAGGGCGGTCGACAACGATTACGGCGAGAGCGGGCGCTTGACCTACGAGATCTCTGACGGTAACGAGGAGCGTCTGTTCGAGATGGACCCGGTGACGGGCGAGGTGCGGACCTCTCACCCCTTCTGGGAGGACGTCAGCCCCATGGTGGAGCTGATCATCAGGGTGATGGACCACGGGAAGCCCACCCTCACCACCGCCGCACGCCTCATCGTCAAGGCCTACAGCGGGCCGCTGCCGGGCGGGGAGCCCCACATCAATGAAGAGCATCACAACTGGGACACCTCGCTCCCTCTCATCGTCACCTTATCCATCATCTCTACCATGCTGCTGGCTGCCATGGTAACCATCGCCGTGAAGTGCAAACGGGAGAACAAGGAGATCAGGACGTACAACTGCCGCATCGCGGAGTACTCTCACCCACAGCTGGGCAAAGGCAAGAAGAAGAAGATCAACAAGAATGACATCATGCTAGTTCAGAGCGAGGTGGAGGAACGGGACGCCATGAACGTCATGAACGTGGTGAGCTCACCATCGCTCGCCACCTCCCCCATGTATTTCGATTACCAGACGCGGCTGCCGCTGAGCTCGCCCAGGTCGGAGGTCATGTACCTCAAGCCCACGGCCAGCAACCTGTTGGTGCCCCAGGGACAGGGACACGGCGTCGGCTGTCACACGTCCTTCACTGGCCCGGTGACTAACACCACAGATACCCCCAGTAACAGGATGTCCATTATACAGGTAGGAACAAGATACCATTAA